GCGGCCGAGAACACCGGGGCCGTCCGGCTCTACGAGTCACTCGGCTTCCGTCTGCGCCGCACCACCGTGTTCCGGGGGGCGACGACCCCCGCGGTCCTGCCCGCCCGCTGACCTGCGTCTGACGGCGGACCTCGTCCCCCGGCCGGGTCGCCGGGGGCACCGAGGCCGGGCCGCGGCGCCCCGCCCCGCCCCGTACGTACGCGTACCCACGGGGCGGGGCGCCGTGGCGACCCGGCCGGACGCGCCGGTCAGGAGGCCGGGTCGACCAGGCGGAACATGCCGGTCATGTCGCCGGGCGTGAACCCCTCGTCCGTGCAGAGCGCCGCACCCTCCCCGGTGGAGAAGAGCCCGACGAAGGCGGGCGCGGGCGCGGTGGCCCGCACGTGGTCCAGGAGCCGGCGCAGCAGCAGTCTCCCGATCCCCTCACCCTGACGGGAAGGATGACCGCCAGGTCCTGCACGGAGAAGTAGGAGACGCCGTCGCCCACCAGGCGTCCCATGCCGATCACCTCCTCGCCGTCCAGTGCGACGACACCGGCCGTGGAGCCGGCGAGGGAGGCGGCCAGGAAATCCCGGGCGAAGGCGTGGACCAGCCCACCGCCTCCGCGATCCTCCGGTGTTCGTCCACGGTGGGCAGCCGGTCGGCCAGGACGAGGTCGGCGCGTGTCATGGGGCGGATCATCCGACAGACCCGTCGAGCGGTGTCCCACCGCCTCCAAAAGTCCCGGCGCGACATGTGTCCCACTGCGACATTTTTAGGTGTACGGTGCAGACATGAGCACGGAGCAGAGGGAACCGGAGAGGCGGGGCCGCAAGGCACGCCGGACCCGGGACACGCTGGCCCGAGCCGCGTTCGAGCTCGTACTCGACCGGGGCCTGCGCACGGTGACGGTCGAGGAGATCGCGGAAGCGGCCGACGTCGACCGGCGCACCTTCAGCCGGTACTTCCGGAGCAAGGAGGACGCGGTCCTCGACGCCGTACGCGGCGACGGCGACCGCATCAACGAGGCCCTGCGCGCCAGGCCCGCCCACGAGCCCCCGCTCACCGCCTACCGGCGTGCCGTGCTCGACTGGCTCGACGACACCGCCGCCGGGCCCTGGCACCTGCGCCCCCGGATCTTCGACCTGCTGGTCATGGCCGAGGAGGAACCGACCCTCTACGCGGCGTACCACCACATCAGGGTGGACGCCCAGGAGGAATCCGTCGGCATCCTCGCCGACCGGCTCGGCGTGGACCGCCGCGAGGACATCCGTCCCGCGGTGACGGTCGCCGCGGGGGCCGGAGCCCTGCTCGCCGCGCAGGCCGCATGGGTCCGCGGAGGTCTCCCGGCGGCCCTGCCCGAACTCGTGGTCCAGGCGTTCGACGCCCTCTCCTCGGACCTTCTGACCCCGGCCCCACAAGGGCCGGCGCACCGCAGCACCACAGAAAGAAGCACCACGCCATGAGCACTGACCTCACCCTTTCCTACGCGACCGAGTTCACCGGCAAAGTCGCCCTGGTCACCGGCGGTGCCTCCGGCATCGGCCTGGCGCTGTCGAAGCGCCTCGCGGCCGGCGGCGCGGCGGTCGTCGTCGCCGACTACGACGAGGAGAGCGCCCGCAAGGCCGTCGCGGAGCTGACCGCCACCGGCGCCCGCGCCGCCGCCGTCCGCATGGACGTCACCGACCCGGCTTCCGTCGACGCGGGCGTCCGGTTCGCCGTCGACACCTTCGGGGCCCTGCACCTCGCCGTGAACAACGCCGGCATCGGCGGCCCCGCCGCCCCGACCGGCGAGTACGCCGTCGAGGACTGGAACCGCGTCGTCGCCACCAACCTCAGCGGCGTCTTCCACTCGATGCGCTACGAGATCCCGGAGCTGCTCAAGACCGGCGGCGGTGCCATCGTCAACATCTCCTCCATCCTCGGCACCAACGGCTTCGCCCAGTCCCCGGCCTACGTCGCCGCCAAGCACGGCGTCGTCGGCCTGACCAAGACGGCGGCCCTGGAGTACGCGGCACAGAACATCCGCGTCAACGCCGTGGGCCCGGGCTTCATCGACACCCCGCTGCTGCGCAACACCGACGGCCCCGCGCGCGACCACCTGATCTCGCTCCACCCCGCGGGCCGTCTGGGCACGTCGGAGGAGGTCGCCGAGCTGGCCGCGTTCCTGCTCTCCGACCGCGCTTCCTTCGTCCACGGCAGCTACCACCTGGTCGACGGCGGCTACTCCGCCTCCTGACCGCCTCCTCCTGGACAAGCGCCAGGGGTGACGGGGGCACAGCAAGACGGGGGCACAGCAAGAGGGGCGCGTCACCCGCCGACCGGCCGTAACCCGGCCGGAAGCGGGGGCGGGCCCGGTACAGAACAGAGGGAGAACCATGAAGGCAGTTCAGTACCGCACCGTCGGCGCGGCACCCGAGGTCGTAGAGATTCCGAAGCCCGTGCCCGGACCGGGACAGGTCCTGCTGAAGGTCACCGCGGCCGGTGTCTGCCACTCCGACATCGCCGTGATGAGCTGGTCCGCCGAAGAACTCACCTACCCGCTGCCGCTCACCCTGGGCCACGAGGGCGTGGGTACCGTCGTCGAGCTGGGCGAGGGCGCCCAGGGCGTCTCGGTCGGGGACAACGTCGCCGTCTACGGCCCCTGGGGCTGCGGCACCTGCGTGAACTGCGCCGAGGGCCGGGAGAACTACTGCCTGCGCGCGGCGGAGCTCGGCATCATGCCGCCCGGCCTCGGCAACCCCGGCGCCATGGCCGAGTACATGATCGTCGACGACACCCGCCACCTCGTCCCGATCGGCGATCTCGACCCGGTCAAGACGGTGTCCCTGACCGACGCCGGACTCACGCCCTACCACGCGATCAAGCGTTCGCTGCCGAAGCTGCTGCCCGGCGCCACCGCCGTCGTCATCGGCACCGGCGGCCTCGGGCACGTCGCCATCCAGCTGCTGCGCGCGATGACCGCGGTCAAGGTCATCGCCCTCGACGTCACCGAGGAGAAGCTGGAGCTGGCCCGCAAGGTCGGCGCCCACGAGACCGTGCTCTCCGACGAGAACGCAGCCGCCAAGGTGCGCGAGCTCACCGGCGGGACCGGTGCCAAGGTCGTGCTGGACTTCGTCGGCGTCCCCCCGACCGTGAAGACGGCCGGAGAGGTCGCCTCCGTGGACAGCGACGTCACCATCGTCGGCATCGGCGGCGGTCTCCTGCCCGTCGGCTTCGGCGTTCTGCCGTTCGCCACCTCGGTCACCGCGCCGTACTGGGGCTCCCGCAAGGAGCTCGCCGAGGTCATCGAGCTGGCGCACGCCGGCGCCGTCGACGTCCACGTCGAGACGTACTCCATCGACGAGGCACCGCTCGCCTACGAGCGTCTGCACGACGGCAAGATCAACGGCCGGGCGGTCATCCTGCCCAACGGCTGACACACACCCCGGGTCCCGTCCGTCCTCCCCCCGGGACGGGCGGGGCCCGGTCCCTTCGTCGCTCGTACGGGACCGGGGTACGGAGCAACCCGACGCGGGCCGCCGAACCACGGTGACGGCCCGCGTCGGCGTGTCCGGGAAGCGGAGGGCGGACCTTCGCCGGAGGGCAGGGTGAGGGTGTCCTCGAAGCAGTAGCTGCCTCGGAGCACGGAACAGCGCCGAGACCGCCTCCGGACCCACCGCGGCTCGTCGTGCCGCGGCCCTCCGGCTGCGCCGTGTCTCTACGGGGAAAGTCCGGCGGCGGCTTCGCCGCAATCCGCCTCTCGCCTCCAGACACGCCAACGGCTGGCCTCCTCCCTTCGCCGGGCGGCGACGTCGGGGACGGCCTCGGCGGGGCGGTGCTGTTCGATCAGTGCCCTCCGCCCGCACTCGCGGTCATACTGCGGCCATGGGATTCGCCGCGCTGCTCACGCTCCCCACCCTCGTGGTCGGTCTGACCGTGCTTGCCTTCGTCGACCAGCTGATGCTGCGCGGCTCCCGCGCTGGTGTCCTGCCCTGGCGGAACGGTGCCCGGCGGGGCCAGGTCTCCGCGACCGGGTTCGAGCAGCTGCACGCCACCTTCTCGCCCGGCAAGCAGAGCGAGCTGAAGGAACGCACCAGCGCCCTGCTGATGCGTGACGACGAGGAGGACGGCGCCCCGCCGCACCGCTCGACCGTTGACCTGGAGGGCGGCCGGGCCGTCATCCGCCTGCCGGGCTCGGCCCCGGGGCGCGACTGAACGCGGCGGTCCGCCGTATTCCCGGAGACGTCCGTCGGCCCGTTCCCCTAAGGGATTGCAGATCATCAAGGTGTTGCTTCCCGACCTGGGGCTCGTTGGTCTGGTATGCGCATCCCGGACGAGACCCGTGACCAACTCTTCGCAAAGTTCGCGGTGTTGTTCCCACATCTGGACGAGCGGCAGCGACGGCTGCTGATAGGAACCGAGGCCCGGCTGCTGGGGCATGGTGGCATCCGCGCTGTCGCCCGGGCGGCCCAGGTCAGCGAGACGACGGTCCGCAACGGCGTGTTCGAGCTGGAATCCGGAGAGGAGCCGTTGGGGCGGGTCCGGCGTCCCGGCGGAGGACGCAAACGGGTCGCCGATCTGGATCCGGGGCTGCGGCCGGCACTACTGGCGCTGGTCGAGCCCGAGGAGAGAGGCGACCCGATGTCGCCGCTGCGGTGGACGGTGAAATCGACCCGTACGCTCGCTGCGGAGCTGGCCCGGGCCGGGCACCGGATCAGCGCCGATACCGTGGGCGACCTGCTGCGGCAGGAAGGCTTCAGTCTTCAGGCCAACGCGAAGAAGCTCGAGGGCAGTCAGCATCCGGACCGGGACGCCCAGTTCCGCTACCTCAACGAGCAGGCCCGCAACTACCGGGACGCCGGCCAGCCGGTCATCAGCGTGGACACCAAGAAGAAGGAGCTCGTCGGCGTCTTCAAGAACAGCGGCCGCCAGTGGCGTCCTACCGGCGAGCCTGTCCCGGTCAGCGTCCACGACTTCGCCGACCCGCAGCTGGGCAAAGCCGTCCCCTACGGGATCTACGATCTGACCGCGAACACCGGCTGGGTCAACGTCGGCACCGATCACGACACCGCCGCGTTCGCAGTGGAATCGATCCGCCGCTGGTGGCACGGCCAGGGCCAGGCTGCCTACCCGCGGGCGACACGGCTGCTGATCACCGCCGACGCCGGCGGATCCAACGGCTACCGCACCCGGTCCTGGAAGCTCGAGCTGGCCCAACTCGCAGCTGAAACCGGGCTGACGATCACCGTGTGTCACCTACCACCAGGCACATCGAAGTGGAACAAGATCGAGCACCGGCTCTTCTCGCACATCACCATGAACTGGAACGGCCGCCCGCTGACCAGTCACGAAGTCATCGTGCAGTCGATCGCCGCGACCACCACCCGCACCGGACTGCGCGTGAGAGCCGAACTCGACACCAACACCTACCCGACCGGAGTCCGCATCAAAGACGCGGCAATGGCCGCCCTACCGCTGACCCGGCACGCGTTCCAGGGCGCCTGGAACTACGCACTGCACCCCCAACCATCACCGGGAATCCCGGCGGCCCGGGCCCCGAAGACGCCGGACCCGGAGTGGGACCAGGCCCTGCTCTCCGATTCAGCACTGACCGGGATGACCCGCCAGCAACTGAACGACCTCACCGAGACCCTGGCCCCGGACGGGGATACCCGGCGCGGTCGGCCGCCTCGGCTGGCCTTCGCCGACCAGGTCCTGGCCACCGTGCTCCACCTGCGGGACGCCCTGGCCGCAGAACCCCTCGCCGTGCTGTTCGGCACCAGCCGCACCGCGATGCACCGCACCCTCCTGAAGAACCGGCGACTGCTCGAGGCACACGGCATCACCATCCCACCGGCGACAACCCCACCCACGGCCCTCGCCGCCCTTCAGGACCGGGTCCAGGCACAGACCAGCGAGGACAACAAGATCAAGACGACGTGTTAATGATCTGCAAGCCCTAAGGGCTGTCCCGCAATTCCTGGCGGGTGCGCGACGACAGCTACGGCACCTCGCCGCGTTGTCGGAACGTCCACATACATCCAGTATGCGGACGCCCCTCCGCCTTGCGATGCACCGCATCTGACGCCGCGCACTGATCCACCACGAATTGCGGGACAGCCCTTACACTCGCGCCATGGGTTCGTACTTCTACTTCCGCTGATCCGCTCCGGTGAGGACCGTCGCGGCACCGCGCCGAGCGCGCTGTCCCGGTACCTCCGGCCGACCGGAACCAACCCCCGCCGCACGCCCGTCCCGACGGCCGTGTCCGGGTCCTCCCTCAGCGAAAGCATCAGATTCCCATGTCCGCAACGCACGACCGCTCCCAGATCACTCTCCGGGACGTCACGCTGGCCTACGGCGACCGGGTCGTCCTGGCGGGCGTCTCCCTCGCCGTCGGGGGCGGCGAACACGTCGCCGTCATCGGTGAGAACGGCTCTGGCAAGTCGACCCTGCTCCGGCTCATGTCCGGCGCCGAGGCCCCGGACGCCGGAGAGGTCGTCACCCGGTTCCCCGGCGGGGTCGGCCACCTCGCCCAGACCCTCGCCCTGGCGCCGCACCACACCGTGCAGGACGCCGTCGACACCGCCCTCGCCGAACTCCGCGCCCTGGAACACCGGATGCGCGAAGCCGAGGCCAGGCTGTCCGGGCCCGCCCCGGGGGCGGCGGACCTTGACGCCTACGGCGACCTGCTGACGGCCTATCAGGACCGTGGCGGGTACGAGGCCGACGCCCGCACCGACGCGGCGCTGCACGGCCTCGGACTCGCACACCTGACCCGCGACCGCCCCCTGGCCACCCTCTCCGGCGGCGAACAGTCCCGGCTGGCCCTCGCCTGCGTGCTGGCCGCCGCACCGGAGTCGCTCCTGCTCGACGAGCCGACCAACCACCTCGACGTGCCCGCCGTGCGCTGGCTGGAGGACCGCCTGCGCGCCCACCGGGGCACCCTCGTGGTGGTCACCCACGACCGCGCGTTCCTGGAGGCCACCACCAACGTCGTCCTGGAAGTGGACCGCGATCGGCGCGCCGTCACCCGCCACGGCGACGGCTGGCAGGGCTACCGGACGGCGAAGGCCGCGGCGCGGCGCCGCTGGGTGCAGGAGCACCAGGAGTGGCTCACCGAACTCGCCCGCGCCGAAGAGCTGGTGGAATCCGCCGGCCGACGGCTGCGCTCCTCCGGGAAGGATCCGGCGGAGGGATTCGGCAAGCACCGCCGCTCGCACGACGCCAAACTCTCCGGCAGGGTCAGGGCCGCGCGGACGCGCCGGGACGCGCTGCTCGCCACCCCCGTGCCCCCGCCGCCGGAGCCCTTGCGCTTCAGGGCGGGTCTCTCCCTCGCCACCGACGACACGGGTGCCACCGGCCCCGCGTACGCCACCCGCTCTGCGGACGGCGTGGAGGCCATGGGCGGCATCGAGGCCACGGGCGGCATCGACGCCATCGGCACCCCGGCGCCCGTGCTCGCGCTGGAGTCCGTCTCGGTGGGGGAGCGACTGCGCCTGCCCGCGCTCGACGTGCTGCCCGGGCAGCGTCTCCTGGTCGCCGGCCCGAACGGGGCGGGCAAGACCACTCTGCTCAGGGTGCTCGCGGGTGACCTCGCCCCCGACTCCGGGACGGTCGCCCGACGTGGCCGCGTCGGATACCTCCCCCAGGAGCTGCCGGCCAGGCTGACCCGCCGCTCGCTCCTCGCCACCTACGCGGCCGGCCGGCCGGGCGCGCCCGAGGAGTACGCGGCGGACCTGCTCGCCCTCGGACTGTTCCGCGCCGAGGACCTCGGCGTCGCGGTGTGCGACCTCTCCGTCGGCCAGCAGCGCAGACTCGCCCTCGCCCGGCTGGTGACCCGACCCGCCGACGTACTCGTCCTGGACGAACCGACCAACCACATCGCCCTCGACCTGGTCGAGGAACTGGAGGCCGCGCTCGCCGAGTACGGGGGAGCGGTCGTCGTGGTCTCCCACGACCGGGCTTTCCGCAGCCGGTTCACCGGAGACGTGCTGGAACTGCGCGACGGACGTCCCGTCGGCGCCTGACGGGCGACGGCCGGAGCGTGGTGCCGGCCCGGGGCGTGTTCGAAAGTCCCGACTGCCCGGCGACGCCCGAGCCGTCCCGGACACCCCGGGCCGGGGGGAAGGGGGCGGGAACCGCCTACCGCTCCAGGTGCGCCAGCAGCCGTTCCACGAAGACCCGCTGGCCGGTCACCAGCCGGGACGCCGCCTGCTCCGGGGTGCACCAGGCGACCCGGTCGATCTCGGGGAACTCCTGGACCACCCCCGAGCCCCTCGGCCACTCCATCGCGAAGGTGCCGTACACCGCCTCGGCCGTGTCCACCTCGCCCTCCACCGCCCAGATGACCACCGTCTTGCCGCTCGCCTGGCGGGACTGGCCCAGCGGCACCCAGAAGCCGTCCGGTACCGGCAGCCCGACCTCCTCCTCGAACTCCCGGCGGGCCGCCGTCTCCGCCGCCTCGCCGGGCTCGTACTCCCCCTTGGGGATCGACCACGCGGCGTCCTCCCGCCCGGCCCAGAACGGGCCTCCCATGTGCCCGAGCAGCACCTCCACACCTCTCTCGTCCGTCCCGGCCCCGGTCCGGTAGAGAAGGACCCCCGCACTGCGCTTGCTCATCGACATGTCGTCAATTCTCCGTACATCGCGCCTGCGTCGCCACCGGTTCGGGCATACCGGGCGCCTCGGAATCGGCCGCCCGCGCGGTCCCTGGGACGAGGGCGCCGAGGCGGTGTCGCGAAAGCGGTGCCGACGCGCCCCGGCCGT
The DNA window shown above is from Streptomyces sp. NBC_00247 and carries:
- a CDS encoding TetR family transcriptional regulator, coding for MSTEQREPERRGRKARRTRDTLARAAFELVLDRGLRTVTVEEIAEAADVDRRTFSRYFRSKEDAVLDAVRGDGDRINEALRARPAHEPPLTAYRRAVLDWLDDTAAGPWHLRPRIFDLLVMAEEEPTLYAAYHHIRVDAQEESVGILADRLGVDRREDIRPAVTVAAGAGALLAAQAAWVRGGLPAALPELVVQAFDALSSDLLTPAPQGPAHRSTTERSTTP
- a CDS encoding DUF6191 domain-containing protein, whose translation is MGFAALLTLPTLVVGLTVLAFVDQLMLRGSRAGVLPWRNGARRGQVSATGFEQLHATFSPGKQSELKERTSALLMRDDEEDGAPPHRSTVDLEGGRAVIRLPGSAPGRD
- a CDS encoding SDR family NAD(P)-dependent oxidoreductase, with the protein product MSTDLTLSYATEFTGKVALVTGGASGIGLALSKRLAAGGAAVVVADYDEESARKAVAELTATGARAAAVRMDVTDPASVDAGVRFAVDTFGALHLAVNNAGIGGPAAPTGEYAVEDWNRVVATNLSGVFHSMRYEIPELLKTGGGAIVNISSILGTNGFAQSPAYVAAKHGVVGLTKTAALEYAAQNIRVNAVGPGFIDTPLLRNTDGPARDHLISLHPAGRLGTSEEVAELAAFLLSDRASFVHGSYHLVDGGYSAS
- a CDS encoding ISAzo13 family transposase, whose protein sequence is MRIPDETRDQLFAKFAVLFPHLDERQRRLLIGTEARLLGHGGIRAVARAAQVSETTVRNGVFELESGEEPLGRVRRPGGGRKRVADLDPGLRPALLALVEPEERGDPMSPLRWTVKSTRTLAAELARAGHRISADTVGDLLRQEGFSLQANAKKLEGSQHPDRDAQFRYLNEQARNYRDAGQPVISVDTKKKELVGVFKNSGRQWRPTGEPVPVSVHDFADPQLGKAVPYGIYDLTANTGWVNVGTDHDTAAFAVESIRRWWHGQGQAAYPRATRLLITADAGGSNGYRTRSWKLELAQLAAETGLTITVCHLPPGTSKWNKIEHRLFSHITMNWNGRPLTSHEVIVQSIAATTTRTGLRVRAELDTNTYPTGVRIKDAAMAALPLTRHAFQGAWNYALHPQPSPGIPAARAPKTPDPEWDQALLSDSALTGMTRQQLNDLTETLAPDGDTRRGRPPRLAFADQVLATVLHLRDALAAEPLAVLFGTSRTAMHRTLLKNRRLLEAHGITIPPATTPPTALAALQDRVQAQTSEDNKIKTTC
- a CDS encoding ABC-F family ATP-binding cassette domain-containing protein, with product MSATHDRSQITLRDVTLAYGDRVVLAGVSLAVGGGEHVAVIGENGSGKSTLLRLMSGAEAPDAGEVVTRFPGGVGHLAQTLALAPHHTVQDAVDTALAELRALEHRMREAEARLSGPAPGAADLDAYGDLLTAYQDRGGYEADARTDAALHGLGLAHLTRDRPLATLSGGEQSRLALACVLAAAPESLLLDEPTNHLDVPAVRWLEDRLRAHRGTLVVVTHDRAFLEATTNVVLEVDRDRRAVTRHGDGWQGYRTAKAAARRRWVQEHQEWLTELARAEELVESAGRRLRSSGKDPAEGFGKHRRSHDAKLSGRVRAARTRRDALLATPVPPPPEPLRFRAGLSLATDDTGATGPAYATRSADGVEAMGGIEATGGIDAIGTPAPVLALESVSVGERLRLPALDVLPGQRLLVAGPNGAGKTTLLRVLAGDLAPDSGTVARRGRVGYLPQELPARLTRRSLLATYAAGRPGAPEEYAADLLALGLFRAEDLGVAVCDLSVGQQRRLALARLVTRPADVLVLDEPTNHIALDLVEELEAALAEYGGAVVVVSHDRAFRSRFTGDVLELRDGRPVGA
- a CDS encoding NAD(P)-dependent alcohol dehydrogenase produces the protein MKAVQYRTVGAAPEVVEIPKPVPGPGQVLLKVTAAGVCHSDIAVMSWSAEELTYPLPLTLGHEGVGTVVELGEGAQGVSVGDNVAVYGPWGCGTCVNCAEGRENYCLRAAELGIMPPGLGNPGAMAEYMIVDDTRHLVPIGDLDPVKTVSLTDAGLTPYHAIKRSLPKLLPGATAVVIGTGGLGHVAIQLLRAMTAVKVIALDVTEEKLELARKVGAHETVLSDENAAAKVRELTGGTGAKVVLDFVGVPPTVKTAGEVASVDSDVTIVGIGGGLLPVGFGVLPFATSVTAPYWGSRKELAEVIELAHAGAVDVHVETYSIDEAPLAYERLHDGKINGRAVILPNG
- a CDS encoding NUDIX domain-containing protein, whose product is MSMSKRSAGVLLYRTGAGTDERGVEVLLGHMGGPFWAGREDAAWSIPKGEYEPGEAAETAARREFEEEVGLPVPDGFWVPLGQSRQASGKTVVIWAVEGEVDTAEAVYGTFAMEWPRGSGVVQEFPEIDRVAWCTPEQAASRLVTGQRVFVERLLAHLER